One region of Chryseobacterium sp. SORGH_AS_0447 genomic DNA includes:
- a CDS encoding DUF4391 domain-containing protein gives MFELPKSTIVKKVIPKKTFDAYLNTKQKKAFSEKILKMTWANKLSKDTINLSGKDVEEIQFLEIDLKERVHIKDLLMIIDKAIPYHIIFKVKFNDEHYVSTSVKHIHPANDDNAVVDYTFSTDWINENEVALSIELKNSLDWIYKRFCLQFIDDTNSAVSLKEIVENEKKTDTIKKEIEKIKSEISRSKQFNKKVDLNIRLSHLQSLLKKS, from the coding sequence ATGTTTGAGCTACCAAAATCAACGATCGTAAAAAAAGTAATTCCAAAAAAAACTTTTGACGCATATCTCAATACAAAGCAGAAAAAAGCATTTAGTGAAAAGATTTTAAAGATGACTTGGGCTAACAAATTATCTAAAGATACGATTAATCTTAGCGGAAAAGATGTTGAGGAAATACAATTTTTAGAGATTGATTTGAAAGAAAGAGTGCATATCAAGGATTTACTTATGATCATAGACAAAGCAATTCCGTATCATATCATTTTTAAAGTTAAGTTTAATGATGAACATTATGTATCAACATCTGTAAAACATATTCATCCAGCTAATGATGATAATGCAGTAGTCGACTATACTTTTTCAACTGATTGGATCAATGAAAACGAGGTTGCGCTTTCGATAGAACTAAAGAATAGTTTAGATTGGATTTATAAAAGATTTTGTTTACAATTTATTGATGATACCAATAGCGCAGTTAGTCTCAAAGAAATTGTAGAAAATGAGAAAAAGACAGATACTATAAAGAAAGAGATTGAAAAGATTAAATCTGAAATTTCAAGAAGTAAGCAGTTTAATAAAAAAGTTGATTTAAATATAAGACTAAGTCATTTACAAAGCCTTCTTAAAAAATCCTGA
- a CDS encoding ferritin: MNTNRLSAKLEQALSDQMNTEDLQSRTYFSYGIWAADKGYAGISNFLFRHAQEERDHAVKFMQYVLNRGGKPKITELAAPGEEPTSLTHCFDLVFQHEVNNTTAIYKLVDMAFEEKDWASWNFLQWFVKEQIEEETFAMNLIDKLKIAGGDRASDESLFTLDKTLETLPDDAEQAQDATGANP, translated from the coding sequence ATGAATACGAACAGACTTTCGGCTAAACTTGAACAGGCACTCAGTGATCAGATGAATACAGAAGATTTACAGTCAAGAACCTATTTCTCATACGGAATCTGGGCTGCTGATAAAGGGTATGCCGGAATCTCGAATTTTTTATTCCGTCACGCACAAGAAGAGAGGGATCATGCCGTAAAATTTATGCAGTATGTGCTGAACAGAGGCGGAAAGCCGAAAATTACAGAACTTGCCGCACCGGGAGAAGAACCGACAAGTCTTACGCATTGCTTCGACCTGGTATTCCAGCATGAAGTGAATAATACGACTGCTATTTATAAGCTTGTTGATATGGCCTTCGAAGAAAAAGATTGGGCTTCCTGGAATTTCCTTCAGTGGTTTGTAAAAGAACAGATTGAAGAAGAAACATTTGCCATGAACCTGATCGATAAATTAAAAATTGCAGGAGGAGACAGAGCATCCGACGAATCGCTGTTTACTCTTGACAAAACCCTTGAAACATTACCGGATGACGCTGAGCAGGCACAGGATGCCACAGGCGCTAATCCATAA
- a CDS encoding helicase-related protein, producing the protein MKLINNINNRLIDDLKENIKKKSKLAIAASSFSIYAFEALRKELQSVDELRFIFTSPSFLQENLKKEVPKFFIPHLFKEADLCGGEFELRLKNQLTQRAIAQECSKWVKEKVTFKSNKQTKYPMQGMIHSSDKEESSLAWSGINSFTSADLGLTPKKGFPTLIQKTDFPTSKAYLDWFNQVWEDDENLEEVTEKVQQYFEKAFKDNSPEFIYFITLYNIFNNFLDDLSIDNLPDDRVGFKDTVVWNKLFNFQKDAVIGAINKLEKYKGCILADSVGLGKTFSALGIIKYYEMRNKDVLVLCPKKLEANWNTYRHNDKTNILAKDRFNYDVLFHTDLSRESGISNGRNLANVNWGNYGLVVIDESHNFRNAGLTYSEKENRYQALLRKVMQEGIETKVLMLSATPVNNKFNDLKNQLALAYEGDSHIIDEKLDTELGIDSIFKRTQKAFNVWTKLDLSDRTTEKLLDMLDFDFFEVLDSLTIARSRKHIATYYDTSTIGKFPKRNRPFSIESPLTEDQTLTYEEVAQLLSELNLSVYSPLKYILPSQLAKYAERYDKKTKNGKFRQVDREKSLKVLMRINLLKRIESSIDSFRITTNGIVAQIENTIKALSKDGLEDLVSPQFDTENENFDWDTNWGDEENVFGKKVKVHLADIDRRQWKEDLEEDLSTLNELLKKVNTITPIADYKLQKLIANIKEKIENPLNSNNKKVIVFTAFADTAGYLYNNLGEIFKNEYQINTALITGSKRVTTAKSIPTELNALLTCFSPQSKDKDLVFPTITEDIDILIATDCISEGQNLQDCDYLINYDIHWNPVRIIQRFGRIDRIGSTNESITLVNFWPDITLDNYINLKQRVEDRMLISDMASTADDNILKENQKDLEYRKIQLKKLQDEVTDLEDLREGIDITDLGLNDFRIDLSNFIKEYGEMVDIPEGIHAVFPSTEILKPGVIYVLKNINENININKLNRLHPFYLVYINNEGELIYSHIDSKKILDAIRMLSKGIKEPIASLCEQLNTETQEYHNMYVYSELLKKSIATILETEDEKDVMSLFKSGGTHVMKEKFKGIEDFKLISFLIIK; encoded by the coding sequence ATGAAATTAATTAACAATATCAACAACCGCCTTATAGACGATCTCAAAGAGAACATCAAAAAGAAAAGCAAATTGGCCATTGCTGCTTCTTCCTTTTCCATCTACGCTTTTGAAGCCTTGCGAAAAGAGTTGCAAAGTGTCGATGAGTTGCGTTTTATTTTTACATCTCCCAGTTTTCTGCAAGAGAATCTGAAGAAAGAAGTGCCTAAGTTTTTCATTCCACATCTTTTTAAGGAAGCGGATCTATGTGGTGGTGAGTTTGAGTTGCGTTTGAAAAATCAATTAACCCAAAGAGCAATAGCTCAGGAATGCAGCAAATGGGTTAAAGAGAAAGTTACTTTTAAATCTAATAAACAGACCAAATACCCAATGCAGGGGATGATTCATTCATCAGATAAAGAGGAGTCTTCGCTTGCCTGGAGTGGTATTAATAGTTTTACTTCTGCTGATTTGGGATTAACACCTAAAAAAGGATTTCCTACTTTAATTCAAAAAACTGATTTCCCTACTAGCAAAGCTTATCTGGATTGGTTTAATCAGGTTTGGGAAGATGATGAAAATCTGGAAGAGGTGACTGAAAAAGTACAGCAATATTTTGAGAAGGCGTTTAAGGATAACAGTCCAGAGTTTATCTATTTTATTACATTATACAATATTTTCAACAATTTCCTTGATGATCTCAGTATAGATAATCTACCAGATGACAGAGTAGGATTTAAAGATACTGTGGTTTGGAACAAGCTTTTTAATTTCCAGAAAGATGCCGTCATTGGAGCAATCAACAAACTCGAAAAATACAAAGGCTGTATTTTGGCAGACAGTGTGGGGTTAGGTAAAACATTTTCAGCTTTGGGAATTATTAAATATTACGAAATGCGTAATAAAGACGTTTTAGTGCTATGTCCCAAAAAGCTGGAAGCCAACTGGAATACTTATCGTCATAATGATAAAACTAATATTTTAGCAAAAGACCGTTTCAATTATGATGTATTATTTCATACCGATTTGTCTCGGGAATCCGGAATAAGCAACGGACGTAATCTTGCTAATGTGAACTGGGGAAATTACGGTTTAGTGGTGATCGATGAATCACATAACTTCAGAAATGCAGGCTTAACTTATTCCGAGAAAGAAAATCGTTATCAGGCTTTATTAAGAAAAGTAATGCAGGAGGGTATTGAAACAAAAGTATTGATGCTTTCCGCTACACCGGTAAATAATAAATTTAATGACCTTAAAAATCAGTTAGCATTAGCCTATGAAGGTGATTCACATATTATTGATGAAAAATTAGATACAGAATTAGGCATTGACAGTATTTTTAAAAGAACACAGAAAGCATTTAATGTCTGGACAAAATTAGATTTGTCTGATAGGACAACAGAAAAGCTTTTGGATATGCTAGATTTTGATTTCTTCGAAGTATTAGATTCTCTGACCATCGCCCGTTCAAGAAAACATATTGCAACTTATTATGACACAAGTACTATTGGGAAATTCCCTAAACGCAATAGACCGTTCTCTATAGAAAGCCCATTAACGGAAGATCAGACTTTGACTTACGAAGAAGTTGCACAGCTGCTTAGTGAATTAAATCTTTCTGTTTACTCTCCATTGAAATATATTTTACCGAGCCAATTAGCTAAATATGCCGAACGTTATGATAAAAAAACAAAGAATGGTAAATTCAGGCAGGTTGACAGAGAAAAAAGTTTAAAAGTTCTAATGCGCATCAATTTACTGAAAAGGATTGAAAGTTCCATCGACTCTTTCAGAATAACGACTAATGGCATTGTAGCACAAATAGAAAACACTATAAAAGCCTTGTCTAAGGATGGTCTGGAAGATCTGGTGAGTCCTCAGTTTGATACGGAAAATGAAAACTTTGACTGGGATACGAACTGGGGAGATGAAGAAAATGTATTTGGAAAAAAAGTAAAGGTTCATTTAGCCGATATAGATAGAAGACAATGGAAAGAAGATTTAGAGGAGGACTTAAGTACCCTGAATGAGCTTCTAAAGAAAGTTAATACAATTACCCCAATTGCAGATTACAAACTTCAAAAGTTGATTGCAAATATCAAAGAGAAAATAGAAAATCCTTTGAACTCAAATAATAAAAAGGTTATCGTATTTACAGCATTTGCAGATACTGCTGGTTATCTTTATAACAATTTAGGTGAGATATTTAAAAATGAATATCAAATCAATACAGCTTTAATTACAGGATCGAAAAGAGTTACAACTGCTAAAAGTATTCCGACAGAACTCAATGCGTTATTAACCTGTTTTTCTCCACAATCAAAAGATAAGGACTTAGTTTTTCCGACGATCACCGAAGATATTGATATTCTAATTGCTACAGATTGTATTTCTGAAGGTCAGAATCTACAGGATTGTGATTATTTGATTAATTATGATATTCACTGGAATCCCGTTCGTATAATCCAGCGTTTTGGCAGAATTGATAGGATTGGCTCAACCAATGAATCGATAACATTGGTTAATTTTTGGCCGGATATCACATTGGATAATTACATCAATTTAAAACAAAGAGTTGAAGATAGGATGCTTATTTCGGATATGGCCAGTACGGCTGATGACAATATTCTAAAAGAGAACCAAAAAGATCTTGAATACCGAAAAATTCAATTAAAAAAATTACAGGATGAAGTTACAGACTTAGAAGATTTACGGGAAGGAATTGATATAACAGATTTGGGACTAAATGATTTTAGAATCGATTTATCAAATTTCATCAAAGAATATGGAGAAATGGTTGATATTCCTGAAGGAATACACGCCGTATTTCCTTCTACAGAAATTCTAAAGCCGGGAGTTATTTATGTATTAAAAAATATTAATGAAAACATAAACATCAATAAACTAAACCGATTACATCCTTTTTATCTTGTTTATATAAACAATGAAGGGGAATTAATATATAGCCATATTGATTCAAAAAAGATCCTGGATGCCATTCGAATGTTGAGTAAGGGAATAAAAGAACCCATTGCTTCCTTATGCGAGCAACTCAATACTGAAACTCAAGAATATCATAATATGTATGTCTATTCGGAATTGCTTAAAAAATCAATTGCTACTATCCTGGAAACTGAAGATGAAAAAGATGTAATGAGTTTGTTCAAATCAGGAGGTACTCATGTGATGAAAGAAAAGTTCAAAGGTATTGAAGATTTTAAGCTAATCTCGTTTCTGATTATTAAATAA
- a CDS encoding DUF1294 domain-containing protein, whose translation MKYFFIISTLITFLTFGLDKRRAEKHQRRIPESLLLFLTFLGGTAGALLGMISFRHKTSKISFLFKTAMLILLQGLIIYAVLYHF comes from the coding sequence ATGAAGTATTTTTTCATCATTTCAACGCTAATTACCTTTCTTACCTTCGGACTCGACAAACGCAGGGCCGAAAAGCACCAGCGAAGAATCCCGGAATCCTTGCTCCTTTTCCTGACTTTTCTTGGCGGAACCGCCGGTGCTTTGCTCGGAATGATTTCCTTCAGGCATAAGACTTCCAAAATATCCTTTCTCTTTAAGACTGCAATGTTGATCCTTTTGCAGGGCCTGATCATTTACGCGGTGCTTTATCATTTCTGA
- a CDS encoding XRE family transcriptional regulator encodes MLCIKQDALAFDLGEDWNQKKISLLEQKSVVEEALLQKISEVLNIPVEAFQNFDEEAAINLISCNFSDNAMFNNKVEIQNINPIEKWIEALEEIKRLNAELIKVKDEQIKMMEKLIQDK; translated from the coding sequence ATGCTGTGCATCAAGCAGGACGCCCTGGCTTTCGACCTCGGCGAAGACTGGAACCAGAAGAAAATCTCCCTCCTCGAACAGAAAAGCGTGGTGGAAGAAGCCCTACTGCAAAAGATCTCCGAAGTGCTGAACATTCCCGTAGAGGCGTTTCAGAATTTTGATGAGGAGGCTGCCATCAATCTGATCTCATGTAATTTTTCAGATAATGCCATGTTCAATAATAAAGTTGAAATTCAAAACATCAACCCCATTGAAAAGTGGATTGAAGCTTTGGAGGAGATTAAGCGGCTGAACGCAGAGTTGATTAAGGTTAAGGATGAGCAGATTAAGATGATGGAGAAGTTGATACAAGATAAATAG
- a CDS encoding glycoside hydrolase family 10 protein, which translates to MNIRNINYTLFFFSAITMASCASQKAATPVKPPIKSENPALPPKPVAAIPPDETFRTILPEIKREFRGAWIASVANINWPSRNNLSVEQQKAEAIAMLGMLKDNNFNAVIFQARPSADALYTSNLEPWSYFLTGQTGVAPYPNYDPLQFWTEEAHKRGLELHVWLNPYRAHHSNGGSPNSLSMVNKLSDIVIRLKNGMYWFDPADPKTQGHVSNVVKDIVKRYDIDAVHFDDYFYPYATYNKGADFPDNKTWSAYVSSGGTLSRADWRRDNVNKFVERIYKEIHAEKNYVKFGISPFGIWKPGYPAGITGSSQYDELYADAKLWLNKGWVDYFSPQLYWPIESKGQPFEALLQWWKSENTLNRHLWPGLNTVEIKSPDRPAEIRDQIEVSRQVLGNDAGEIHWSIAGLTKNANMLPVLKNGPYKEKALVPKSPWIKTMPLQTPSLFINNTGSSVQVSWSTKNIKDVFQWILFTQYNGVWETEILTLDQLSKEIPMTKDGKILNAAAIKAVDRLGNESDYTAKKIQ; encoded by the coding sequence ATGAACATCCGAAATATTAACTATACCCTCTTTTTCTTTTCAGCTATTACAATGGCTTCCTGTGCTTCACAGAAGGCAGCTACTCCCGTTAAACCTCCTATAAAATCTGAGAATCCTGCGCTTCCTCCAAAACCGGTAGCTGCTATTCCTCCTGATGAAACCTTCAGGACCATCCTTCCTGAAATCAAAAGGGAATTCCGGGGTGCCTGGATCGCGAGTGTAGCAAACATCAACTGGCCTTCAAGAAATAACTTATCAGTGGAACAGCAGAAAGCAGAAGCGATTGCCATGCTGGGTATGCTAAAAGACAATAATTTTAATGCGGTGATTTTCCAGGCGCGGCCATCGGCAGATGCTTTATATACAAGCAACCTGGAGCCGTGGTCCTACTTTTTAACAGGGCAGACCGGTGTAGCACCTTATCCGAATTATGATCCTTTACAATTTTGGACTGAAGAAGCCCATAAAAGGGGACTTGAGCTCCATGTTTGGCTGAATCCTTACCGCGCTCATCACTCCAACGGAGGTTCTCCGAACAGCCTGTCGATGGTCAATAAACTTTCCGATATTGTGATCCGGCTGAAAAACGGAATGTACTGGTTTGATCCTGCAGATCCGAAAACACAGGGACACGTTTCCAATGTGGTAAAAGACATTGTAAAGCGGTACGACATCGATGCCGTGCATTTTGATGATTATTTTTATCCGTACGCGACGTATAACAAAGGTGCAGATTTTCCGGATAACAAAACCTGGAGCGCTTATGTGAGCAGCGGCGGAACCTTAAGCAGAGCAGACTGGAGGAGAGATAACGTAAATAAATTTGTGGAACGGATTTATAAAGAAATCCATGCAGAGAAAAATTATGTGAAATTCGGGATCAGTCCGTTCGGGATCTGGAAACCGGGTTATCCTGCAGGAATTACTGGTTCTTCGCAATACGACGAGTTGTACGCCGATGCCAAATTATGGCTGAACAAAGGCTGGGTCGATTATTTTTCGCCTCAGCTGTACTGGCCGATTGAATCCAAAGGTCAGCCGTTTGAAGCCTTGCTGCAATGGTGGAAATCTGAAAATACCCTGAACCGTCACCTCTGGCCGGGATTAAATACAGTGGAAATAAAATCTCCAGACCGCCCGGCGGAAATCAGGGATCAGATCGAAGTTTCAAGACAGGTGTTGGGCAACGACGCCGGGGAAATCCACTGGAGCATTGCCGGACTTACGAAAAATGCAAACATGCTGCCCGTGTTAAAAAACGGTCCATATAAAGAAAAAGCGCTTGTCCCAAAATCTCCGTGGATCAAAACAATGCCTTTGCAGACCCCGAGCCTTTTCATCAATAACACGGGAAGTTCCGTACAGGTAAGCTGGAGTACAAAAAATATAAAAGACGTCTTCCAATGGATCCTTTTTACACAATACAATGGGGTATGGGAAACCGAAATCCTCACTCTCGATCAGCTTTCAAAAGAGATTCCCATGACAAAAGACGGAAAAATACTGAATGCCGCAGCCATTAAAGCCGTTGACCGACTGGGCAATGAAAGTGACTATACTGCGAAAAAAATACAATAA
- a CDS encoding type 1 glutamine amidotransferase domain-containing protein yields MSKKIAILATHGFEESELKSPKEHLEQQGWTAHIVSPESGSIKAWAEKDWGQEYPVDKTLDEASASDYDALVLPGGVINPDQLRTNEKALSFVKEFFEQHKPVASICHGPQILINAGVVEGRNLTSVKSISQDLKNAGAQWEDSEVVTDHGLVTSRTPEDLPAFNKKMVEEINEGKHEEQTV; encoded by the coding sequence ATGTCTAAAAAAATCGCCATTTTGGCAACACACGGATTTGAAGAAAGCGAACTGAAATCACCAAAAGAGCATTTGGAACAACAGGGGTGGACGGCCCATATCGTAAGTCCGGAATCAGGTTCCATTAAAGCATGGGCAGAAAAAGACTGGGGTCAGGAATATCCGGTGGATAAAACATTAGACGAAGCATCGGCTTCCGATTATGACGCATTGGTATTGCCGGGCGGAGTAATCAATCCGGACCAGTTGAGAACCAATGAAAAGGCATTGTCTTTTGTAAAAGAGTTCTTTGAGCAGCACAAACCGGTAGCATCGATCTGCCACGGACCGCAAATCCTGATTAACGCAGGAGTGGTGGAAGGAAGAAACTTAACTTCCGTAAAATCAATCAGCCAGGATTTAAAAAATGCAGGTGCCCAATGGGAAGACAGCGAAGTGGTAACCGATCATGGGTTGGTAACCAGCAGAACCCCTGAAGATTTGCCGGCTTTCAATAAGAAGATGGTAGAGGAAATCAACGAAGGGAAACACGAAGAGCAAACAGTATAG
- the typA gene encoding translational GTPase TypA, whose protein sequence is MQNIRNIAIIAHVDHGKTTLVDKIIHATNIFRENQESGELIMDNNDLERERGITILSKNISVTYKDTKINVIDTPGHADFGGEVERVLKMADGVILLVDAFEGPMPQTRFVLQKALELGLRPLVVINKVDKPNCRPDEVHDQVFDLFFNLEATEEQLDFPTFYGSSKQGWFNTSLEQTEDILPLLDGILQYVPAPKVTEGNLQMQITSLDFSSFLGRIAIGKVTRGELKESQWIGLAQADGKIVKGKVKELYVFEGLGKKKVTEVQAGDICAVVGFDAFQIGDSFVDLENPEPLERTAIDEPTLNMTFSINNSPFFGKDGKYVTSNHLKERLTKELEKNLALRVQQTDDANTFLVFGRGILHLSVLIETMRREGYEMTIGQPQVILREDENGQKLEPYESLVVDVPEEYASRVIDLATQRKGDLHIMETKGEMQHMEFEIPSRGLIGLRSQMLTATAGEAIMAHRFTEYKPFKGAIPGRNNGVLISKTQGPATEYSIAKLQDRGKFFVDPGEEIYAGMIIGEQNKPGDLVVNIVEAKQLNNMRASGKDKDTGVAPKILFSLEECMEYIQGDEAIEVTPNFIRMRKKILSEEERKRVERSAKA, encoded by the coding sequence ATGCAAAACATTAGAAATATTGCGATCATCGCACACGTTGACCACGGGAAGACGACTCTGGTTGATAAAATCATTCATGCTACGAACATTTTCAGAGAAAATCAGGAAAGTGGAGAACTGATAATGGATAACAATGATCTTGAAAGAGAGAGAGGGATTACCATTTTATCAAAAAATATTTCTGTTACTTATAAAGACACAAAAATCAACGTAATCGATACCCCTGGTCACGCCGACTTCGGTGGGGAAGTGGAAAGGGTATTGAAAATGGCAGACGGGGTAATCCTGTTGGTGGATGCCTTCGAAGGGCCGATGCCGCAGACCCGTTTCGTACTTCAGAAAGCATTGGAACTAGGATTAAGACCATTGGTGGTAATCAACAAAGTTGATAAGCCAAACTGTCGTCCTGACGAGGTTCACGATCAGGTGTTCGACCTGTTCTTCAACCTGGAAGCTACCGAAGAACAATTGGATTTCCCTACGTTCTACGGATCTTCAAAACAGGGATGGTTCAACACATCGTTGGAGCAGACTGAAGATATCTTGCCATTATTAGATGGAATTTTACAATATGTTCCGGCTCCGAAAGTAACTGAAGGAAACCTTCAGATGCAGATTACTTCCCTTGACTTTTCTTCTTTCTTAGGAAGAATCGCGATCGGAAAAGTAACGAGAGGCGAACTGAAAGAATCTCAGTGGATCGGTCTTGCCCAGGCAGACGGAAAAATTGTTAAAGGAAAAGTAAAAGAACTTTATGTTTTCGAAGGATTAGGAAAGAAGAAAGTAACCGAAGTTCAGGCAGGAGATATCTGTGCCGTGGTAGGTTTTGATGCCTTCCAGATCGGTGACTCTTTCGTAGACCTTGAAAATCCTGAGCCGTTGGAAAGAACAGCCATCGACGAGCCGACGCTGAACATGACGTTCTCCATCAACAACTCTCCGTTCTTCGGAAAAGACGGTAAATATGTTACCTCTAACCACCTGAAGGAGAGATTAACCAAAGAATTGGAGAAAAACTTAGCCCTAAGAGTTCAGCAGACCGATGATGCCAATACATTCCTTGTATTTGGTAGAGGTATTCTTCACTTGTCAGTTCTTATTGAAACGATGAGAAGAGAAGGGTATGAAATGACCATCGGTCAGCCGCAGGTAATCTTGAGAGAAGATGAAAACGGACAAAAATTGGAGCCTTATGAATCATTAGTAGTAGACGTTCCGGAAGAATATGCTTCAAGAGTAATCGATTTGGCTACCCAGAGAAAAGGTGACCTTCACATCATGGAAACAAAAGGCGAAATGCAGCACATGGAATTCGAAATTCCTTCAAGAGGTTTGATCGGATTGCGTTCTCAGATGCTTACTGCTACCGCGGGTGAAGCCATCATGGCTCACCGTTTCACAGAATATAAGCCTTTCAAAGGTGCGATTCCGGGAAGAAACAACGGGGTATTGATCAGCAAAACTCAAGGACCGGCTACGGAATATTCCATCGCTAAACTTCAGGACAGAGGTAAATTCTTCGTTGATCCGGGTGAGGAAATCTATGCAGGGATGATCATCGGGGAGCAGAATAAACCGGGAGACCTTGTGGTAAACATCGTGGAAGCAAAACAGCTGAACAACATGAGAGCCTCCGGAAAAGATAAAGATACCGGGGTAGCACCGAAAATCCTATTCTCTCTGGAAGAATGTATGGAATACATCCAGGGGGATGAAGCCATCGAGGTAACCCCGAACTTCATCCGTATGAGAAAGAAAATCCTTTCTGAAGAAGAAAGAAAAAGAGTAGAAAGATCTGCAAAAGCATAA
- a CDS encoding M23 family metallopeptidase, whose amino-acid sequence MYIIKRIFFTLIIIFTATACKELKIPGKIFESSERSKYERSFSGADSLMAQWKSSFSSAVANRLMVGESNAFTFFANQPQQHAVGYSLELKKGDQLVIEASGMTPPAKIFVDVFEPGTDTGKAKSEILENGKFTRFTETSGLHKVVIQPEIGYRNSFEMKIYTQPSIAFPVAGKGNRDVQSFWGASRDGGGRSHEGVDIFAPRGTPIVAVTDGFITRTGNQGLGGKQVWLRDGILGNSYYYAHLDSILTEGGRQVKTGDTLGRIGNTGNAAGGPTHLHFGIYTTGGAVDPYPYLRKRSIQASGTAAKLPEGKWIKSGTNLRSGPGTKYEILSTINTKMPVEILTAFGSWYHIKTADGKQGFVQGERLQK is encoded by the coding sequence ATGTACATCATCAAACGAATATTTTTTACGTTAATAATAATCTTTACCGCAACCGCCTGTAAAGAACTGAAGATACCCGGCAAAATCTTCGAGTCTTCCGAAAGGTCAAAGTACGAACGCAGTTTTTCAGGTGCCGACAGTCTGATGGCACAGTGGAAAAGCAGCTTTTCTTCAGCTGTTGCCAATCGGCTTATGGTAGGGGAGAGCAATGCTTTCACCTTTTTTGCCAACCAGCCGCAACAGCATGCGGTCGGATATTCCCTCGAATTGAAGAAAGGGGATCAGCTGGTGATTGAAGCATCAGGAATGACTCCACCGGCTAAAATATTTGTAGATGTTTTCGAGCCTGGCACAGATACCGGAAAAGCCAAAAGTGAAATCCTGGAAAACGGAAAATTCACCCGGTTTACGGAAACCAGCGGTTTACATAAAGTCGTTATTCAGCCTGAAATCGGATACCGCAATAGTTTTGAAATGAAAATATACACTCAGCCATCCATCGCATTTCCTGTAGCGGGAAAGGGCAACCGGGATGTTCAGAGCTTTTGGGGAGCCAGCCGTGACGGAGGCGGAAGAAGCCATGAAGGCGTTGACATCTTTGCACCACGAGGAACGCCTATCGTAGCGGTAACCGACGGATTCATTACCCGTACCGGAAATCAGGGACTGGGCGGGAAACAGGTGTGGCTCCGTGACGGCATTCTGGGAAATTCCTATTATTACGCCCATCTCGACAGCATTCTGACGGAGGGCGGAAGGCAGGTAAAAACAGGTGATACCTTAGGCCGGATTGGAAATACCGGTAATGCTGCCGGAGGCCCGACCCACTTACATTTCGGAATCTATACGACCGGAGGTGCGGTTGATCCTTATCCATACCTGCGAAAACGGTCTATTCAGGCTTCCGGAACTGCTGCAAAATTGCCGGAAGGAAAATGGATAAAATCCGGAACCAATCTCCGCTCGGGCCCGGGAACAAAATACGAAATACTTTCTACAATCAACACTAAAATGCCTGTTGAAATCCTTACGGCATTCGGTTCCTGGTATCATATAAAAACGGCAGACGGCAAGCAGGGGTTTGTACAAGGCGAAAGATTGCAGAAATAA